In Wolinella succinogenes DSM 1740, a single genomic region encodes these proteins:
- a CDS encoding D-alanine--D-alanine ligase, whose protein sequence is MNLAVIFGGASYEHEISIVSAISLKKILPALEHFIFVDGNRDFYWIPASEMRSKHFADGIYKKNPKLFLRPGGFYAKGLWGEKRVPFDTALNLIHGGDGEDGKLASLLEFFRIPFIGPRIEASVMSFNKHLTKLYAKERGVKTLPYLLARKNEKREFGNEFPLIVKPLRLGSSIGVSIAKNRQELDYALDVAFEFDEAALLEPFMQGIKEYNLAGCKINGEYHFSIIEEPQKKEFLDFDKKYLDFSRTQKLLKADLSEASERLLKEAFIKLYDDSFEGSLIRCDFFVQNQEVFLNEINPIPGSLANYLFEDFPKILQSLAHNLPKERGIKIDYRYIHQIQKAKGK, encoded by the coding sequence TTGAATCTAGCCGTGATTTTTGGTGGCGCAAGCTATGAGCACGAAATCAGCATTGTCAGCGCCATTTCACTCAAAAAAATTCTTCCCGCTTTAGAGCATTTCATCTTCGTGGATGGGAATCGTGACTTCTATTGGATTCCTGCGAGCGAGATGCGCTCCAAGCACTTTGCCGATGGGATCTACAAGAAAAACCCCAAGCTCTTTTTGCGCCCTGGAGGCTTCTATGCTAAAGGGCTTTGGGGCGAGAAGAGGGTTCCTTTTGATACGGCACTCAATCTCATCCATGGGGGCGATGGCGAAGATGGAAAACTCGCCTCCCTTCTAGAGTTTTTCCGTATTCCCTTCATTGGCCCTCGAATCGAAGCGAGCGTGATGAGCTTCAATAAACACCTCACCAAGCTTTATGCCAAAGAGCGTGGCGTGAAGACCCTCCCCTATCTTCTGGCTCGAAAAAATGAGAAGCGTGAGTTTGGCAATGAGTTCCCCTTGATTGTTAAACCCTTGCGCCTAGGGAGCTCTATTGGCGTGAGCATCGCGAAAAATCGCCAAGAGCTCGATTATGCCCTAGATGTGGCCTTTGAGTTTGACGAGGCTGCTCTTTTGGAGCCCTTTATGCAGGGAATCAAAGAGTACAATCTCGCGGGGTGCAAAATCAATGGCGAGTATCACTTCTCCATCATTGAGGAGCCCCAAAAGAAAGAGTTTCTCGACTTTGACAAGAAGTATCTCGACTTCTCTCGCACCCAAAAACTCCTCAAAGCCGATCTCTCCGAGGCGAGCGAGCGACTGCTTAAAGAGGCGTTCATCAAGCTCTATGATGACTCGTTCGAGGGAAGCCTCATCCGTTGCGATTTCTTTGTGCAAAATCAAGAGGTGTTTCTCAATGAGATCAACCCTATCCCCGGCAGCCTAGCCAACTATCTCTTTGAAGATTTCCCCAAGATTCTTCAATCTCTCGCCCACAACCTGCCCAAAGAGCGGGGCATCAAGATCGACTACCGCTACATCCATCAAATCCAAAAAGCCAAAGGCAAGTAG
- a CDS encoding FapA family protein, translating to MGDKAKILTFQPLFIADCEEPQKELEKIAQDRKITPALLEVKLQEVFYFLKSEGKPHFEELKESELGFLEDEEFLSRPDVEIRQRFAIIIEPQKERKYSFSLRLGEDFRELFLTLHKGSQITYNAVFLEELFERVRAQKAIMRVLFRQEAKERERIASLLKELQNLPFLDKDYEILLAQSAGGGRCVEATLILHFQEDPALQGRFPTIKEEMLLATFLKPQKGGAGRDCLGNYIPPKEPSASAQNPLRIDESIEERDEGNKINYYAKESGYLLFEEYRLSITQKIEIEEVDIKTTGSLLGGLDAPTSVVVKENHYLKEALGDGAKIEAGEVEIAGNIGSGSEIRANRVTISGQTHQTSKIHAQSASIEAHKGWVEADEVKVMRLEAGIIRAQKVHIEHAHGGKVYAKEISIRFLHSNLQAFASEKIEIFEIMGEDNKFTLTPEANPKIQSRLATLLRSFEELSAALKTKIKKFNEEAKEIKALRPLATKIKAMIDLNRQEGVGTPAYLQEKLKSYINLLKYTQAHKEEIEKLQGERHALSEEILSLQAPTLASYIWSKNGWKGYNEVRFKLLLPPKDLFIAPKTSIHHGLLRLDEHQQSILNQKGVP from the coding sequence ATGGGCGACAAAGCCAAGATTCTCACCTTTCAACCCCTCTTTATCGCTGATTGCGAAGAACCTCAAAAAGAGCTAGAGAAGATCGCGCAAGATCGCAAGATCACCCCTGCTCTTTTGGAGGTCAAACTCCAAGAGGTCTTCTATTTTCTCAAAAGCGAGGGGAAGCCCCACTTTGAGGAGCTTAAAGAGAGCGAGCTTGGATTTTTAGAGGATGAAGAGTTCCTCTCGCGACCTGATGTGGAGATTCGCCAGCGCTTTGCCATCATCATCGAACCGCAAAAAGAGCGGAAATACTCCTTCTCTCTGCGCCTTGGAGAGGATTTCAGAGAGCTTTTTTTAACGCTTCACAAAGGCTCCCAAATCACCTACAATGCTGTTTTTTTGGAAGAGCTTTTTGAGAGAGTGAGGGCCCAAAAGGCGATCATGCGCGTTCTCTTTCGCCAGGAAGCCAAAGAGAGGGAGAGAATCGCCTCCCTTCTCAAAGAGCTTCAAAATCTCCCTTTTTTAGATAAAGATTATGAGATTCTTCTTGCCCAAAGCGCAGGAGGGGGGCGTTGCGTTGAGGCAACTTTGATTTTGCACTTCCAAGAGGATCCCGCTCTGCAGGGGCGATTCCCTACGATCAAAGAGGAAATGCTCCTAGCCACCTTTCTCAAACCTCAAAAAGGAGGCGCTGGACGCGACTGCCTAGGCAACTACATCCCCCCTAAAGAGCCAAGCGCAAGTGCCCAAAATCCCCTCCGAATTGATGAGAGCATAGAGGAGCGTGATGAAGGGAATAAGATCAACTATTACGCCAAAGAATCGGGCTACCTCCTCTTTGAAGAGTATCGCCTCTCTATCACCCAAAAGATCGAAATCGAAGAGGTAGATATCAAGACCACAGGCTCTCTTTTAGGGGGGCTAGATGCCCCTACATCGGTGGTGGTTAAAGAGAATCACTACCTCAAAGAGGCGCTGGGCGATGGGGCTAAAATCGAAGCGGGCGAGGTGGAAATCGCAGGAAATATCGGGAGTGGCTCGGAGATTAGGGCCAATAGAGTGACCATCTCAGGCCAAACCCACCAAACCTCTAAAATCCACGCTCAATCCGCCTCTATCGAGGCGCACAAAGGGTGGGTAGAGGCCGACGAGGTGAAGGTGATGCGTCTAGAGGCGGGGATTATTAGGGCGCAAAAGGTGCACATTGAACACGCTCATGGCGGAAAGGTTTATGCTAAGGAGATCTCGATTCGATTCCTTCACTCTAATCTTCAGGCCTTTGCCTCCGAAAAGATTGAAATCTTTGAAATCATGGGCGAGGATAATAAATTCACCCTCACCCCTGAGGCCAATCCCAAAATCCAATCACGACTCGCCACCCTCCTTCGCTCTTTCGAAGAGCTGAGCGCTGCCCTTAAAACCAAGATCAAAAAGTTCAACGAAGAGGCCAAAGAGATCAAGGCGCTTCGTCCTCTAGCCACCAAGATCAAAGCGATGATCGATCTCAATCGCCAGGAGGGAGTTGGCACCCCTGCCTATCTCCAAGAGAAACTCAAAAGCTACATCAATCTCCTCAAATACACCCAAGCCCACAAAGAGGAGATAGAGAAGCTTCAAGGAGAGCGTCACGCCCTAAGCGAAGAGATTCTATCGCTCCAAGCCCCTACGCTTGCCTCCTATATTTGGAGCAAAAATGGCTGGAAGGGCTACAACGAGGTGCGTTTCAAGCTTCTTCTTCCTCCCAAAGATCTCTTTATCGCCCCCAAAACCTCCATCCACCATGGGCTTCTTCGACTTGATGAGCACCAACAATCCATTCTCAACCAAAAAGGAGTCCCTTGA
- a CDS encoding YcaO-like family protein, whose product MEKLTPLKGKDAPLERTLEVIKEALGKAGFEIIEKECANPLSELFWVFIQDKNHPSFFSNGKGYSKKAALASAYAEFAERAFSGFFFQELYLGDEEGIYLAKDEVLARSIAEVLNPKWRRFYSMEGSLGSRGWIDFQTSHQDHILALPFKRLGGEEGLLFPQALLHNLYASNGIAAGNTLQEALVQAISEVIERAVRFEVIAKGYALPDIPMEVLAQHKEACSVVEALQGLGYEVRLKDASLGRSWPVVVALLINPKDAGAMLLFGAHPNFEVALLRTLSELLQGRDPHRGFKGLEIPALEVEECADSRNLESHFINSTGKIPWRILEEKSDFAFEPWGVEGDREAELEYLARLLERFGLEVFYKDHSRLGFFVVRVVIPSFSEVYPLEDMKEANMNEGKFFRAKVLAWESLEGEALGALLDDLEEVEDHRGIEEFLGIELQERSYLKGAMMGEFKILVALYLGERGYALEGVRWVLEGLDRAHRRFVDYALLERVLSSKAPLKAKGIFPEDSIKRVEGWLKGEREPLFIDLSKAGLARRIATL is encoded by the coding sequence ATGGAAAAACTCACCCCGCTTAAAGGCAAAGACGCTCCCCTAGAGAGGACGCTAGAGGTGATTAAAGAGGCCTTAGGGAAGGCAGGATTCGAGATTATTGAGAAAGAGTGCGCCAATCCCCTCTCAGAGCTCTTTTGGGTCTTTATTCAGGATAAGAATCACCCCTCCTTTTTTAGCAATGGCAAAGGCTACTCCAAAAAAGCGGCGCTTGCCTCGGCGTATGCAGAGTTTGCGGAGCGTGCTTTTAGTGGATTTTTCTTTCAGGAGCTCTATTTGGGCGATGAAGAGGGAATCTATCTAGCCAAAGATGAAGTTTTGGCTCGCTCCATTGCTGAGGTGCTCAATCCCAAGTGGAGGCGATTTTATTCCATGGAGGGGTCGCTTGGCTCTAGAGGGTGGATCGATTTTCAAACCTCTCATCAAGACCACATTTTAGCCCTTCCTTTTAAGCGATTGGGAGGAGAAGAGGGTCTGCTTTTTCCCCAAGCGCTTTTGCATAATCTCTATGCCAGCAATGGAATCGCCGCAGGCAACACACTCCAAGAAGCACTCGTGCAGGCGATCTCAGAGGTGATCGAGCGAGCGGTGCGCTTTGAAGTGATTGCTAAGGGATACGCTCTCCCTGATATTCCCATGGAGGTTTTGGCTCAACACAAAGAGGCGTGTTCTGTAGTGGAAGCGCTTCAAGGGCTTGGCTATGAAGTGAGACTCAAAGATGCCTCTTTGGGGCGTTCTTGGCCTGTGGTGGTGGCTCTTTTGATTAACCCCAAAGACGCGGGGGCGATGCTGCTTTTTGGGGCTCATCCCAATTTTGAGGTTGCTCTTTTGCGCACGCTTAGCGAGTTGCTTCAAGGTCGCGACCCCCATCGAGGATTTAAAGGGCTAGAGATTCCCGCTTTAGAGGTGGAGGAGTGCGCTGATTCGAGGAATCTAGAATCACACTTTATCAACTCCACGGGCAAGATTCCATGGAGGATTTTGGAGGAGAAGAGCGATTTTGCCTTTGAACCTTGGGGCGTAGAGGGGGACAGAGAGGCGGAGCTTGAATACTTGGCGAGGCTTTTGGAGCGCTTTGGATTGGAGGTGTTCTATAAAGACCATAGCCGACTAGGATTTTTTGTCGTGCGTGTAGTGATTCCCTCTTTCTCGGAGGTCTATCCACTGGAAGACATGAAGGAGGCCAACATGAATGAGGGGAAATTTTTCCGCGCTAAGGTGTTGGCGTGGGAGAGCCTAGAGGGTGAGGCGCTAGGGGCGCTTTTGGACGATCTGGAAGAGGTAGAGGATCATCGAGGAATTGAGGAGTTTTTAGGGATTGAGCTTCAAGAGAGGAGCTATCTTAAGGGGGCAATGATGGGGGAGTTTAAGATTCTAGTCGCGCTCTATTTAGGAGAAAGAGGGTATGCGCTAGAGGGAGTGAGGTGGGTACTGGAGGGGCTCGATCGAGCCCATCGGCGCTTTGTGGATTATGCGCTTTTGGAGCGGGTGCTAAGCTCCAAGGCCCCCCTTAAAGCCAAAGGAATCTTTCCCGAAGATTCGATTAAAAGGGTAGAGGGATGGCTCAAAGGAGAGCGAGAACCCCTCTTTATTGACCTCTCTAAAGCAGGGCTAGCTAGAAGAATCGCCACGCTTTAG
- the murJ gene encoding murein biosynthesis integral membrane protein MurJ, protein MLRRAFLTNSSGILLSRIFGFLRDLMTASVLGASVYSDIFFVAFKIPNLFRRVFGEGAFNQAFLPSFIGARHKGAFTLSVGVIFLGVLTLISLLVTLFAPYFTKLLAFGFSDEQVALAAPLVAINFWYLWLVFVVTFLGAILQYKRRFSASAYSTILLNVAMIAALYLARGREGYEVVVWLSWGVLVGGVLQILFHLPSFIKAGFGRMLLAGCKHWRTHKEERQNSLRRFFKQFFPAMLGASTAQIAAFIDTLLASFLASGAISYLYYANRIFQLPLAVFAIAVSTALFPTVARAIKNQNSTEALFHLKRSFWFLLYMLVFSTLGGILLSKEIIWMLFERGEFTRNDTIESARVLSMYMIGLLPFGIAKIFSLWLYSHSKQGLAAKISAKALLGGTILSVIFMQFWGASGLALAGSVSGFLLLYWTIEAFGAKEFWGIIQDKKGWVILLGLTLVEVLLIEGSRAWLFGKVV, encoded by the coding sequence ATGTTGAGGCGAGCCTTTTTAACCAATAGTAGCGGCATTTTGCTCTCGCGAATTTTTGGATTCCTTCGTGATCTTATGACCGCTTCTGTTCTTGGGGCTTCGGTCTATAGCGACATCTTTTTTGTGGCTTTTAAAATCCCCAACCTTTTTCGCCGTGTTTTTGGTGAGGGGGCGTTTAATCAAGCCTTTCTTCCGAGCTTTATTGGCGCACGACACAAAGGGGCTTTCACTCTTTCTGTCGGTGTGATTTTTCTTGGTGTGCTCACACTGATCTCTCTGCTTGTTACCCTTTTTGCGCCCTATTTTACAAAGCTTTTGGCTTTTGGCTTTAGTGATGAGCAAGTGGCGCTGGCTGCTCCGCTGGTGGCGATCAATTTTTGGTATTTGTGGCTGGTCTTTGTGGTCACCTTTTTGGGAGCGATTCTCCAATACAAGCGCCGTTTTAGCGCCTCAGCCTATTCGACGATCCTCCTCAATGTTGCCATGATTGCGGCGCTCTATCTGGCAAGGGGCAGAGAGGGTTATGAGGTGGTGGTGTGGCTTAGCTGGGGGGTTTTAGTAGGGGGGGTGTTGCAGATTCTCTTTCATCTCCCCTCTTTTATCAAAGCAGGGTTTGGGCGGATGCTTTTGGCGGGATGCAAGCATTGGCGCACTCATAAAGAGGAGCGTCAAAACTCCCTTAGGCGATTTTTTAAACAATTTTTCCCTGCGATGCTAGGCGCCTCAACGGCACAAATTGCGGCGTTTATTGACACACTTTTGGCCTCTTTTTTGGCCAGTGGAGCGATCTCTTATCTCTACTATGCGAATCGAATCTTCCAGCTCCCCTTGGCGGTCTTTGCGATTGCGGTCTCTACGGCGCTTTTTCCTACCGTGGCGCGCGCAATCAAAAACCAAAATTCCACTGAAGCGCTTTTTCATCTGAAGCGCTCTTTTTGGTTTTTGCTTTATATGTTAGTCTTCTCGACCCTTGGGGGAATCTTGCTCTCTAAAGAGATCATTTGGATGCTCTTTGAGCGAGGGGAGTTCACGCGGAATGACACGATTGAGAGTGCGCGCGTGCTCTCCATGTACATGATTGGACTGCTCCCCTTTGGAATCGCCAAAATCTTCTCCCTTTGGCTCTACTCCCACTCTAAACAGGGACTAGCCGCCAAAATTTCAGCCAAAGCCCTTCTTGGCGGGACGATCCTCTCGGTGATTTTCATGCAATTTTGGGGAGCGAGCGGATTGGCTTTGGCGGGTTCTGTGAGTGGATTCTTGCTTCTTTACTGGACGATTGAGGCGTTTGGTGCCAAGGAGTTTTGGGGTATAATCCAAGACAAAAAGGGCTGGGTGATTCTTTTAGGACTCACTCTTGTGGAGGTGCTCCTCATTGAGGGGTCGCGAGCTTGGCTCTTTGGAAAAGTGGTGTAA
- the ruvA gene encoding Holliday junction branch migration protein RuvA — protein sequence MIVALKGNIEKKEPTRLWLEVGGVTYEIFISIHTSAALGEKEARLLITHLIREEAWSLYGFAEEAEKRVFDTLIKINGVGPKAALAILSTYTPPTFAQIIQAQDVKALQRVPGIGPKSAGRIMVELAGFSLSLQEGSKASTPPVFEESRLALESLGFKSELIAKALQNIQATTTQEIIKEALKKLQTLR from the coding sequence TTGATCGTCGCACTCAAAGGAAATATTGAAAAAAAAGAGCCCACGAGGCTCTGGCTTGAAGTGGGGGGTGTGACCTATGAGATTTTCATCTCCATTCACACCAGCGCTGCTTTGGGTGAAAAAGAGGCAAGACTCCTCATCACCCACCTCATCCGCGAGGAGGCTTGGTCGCTCTATGGATTTGCCGAGGAGGCAGAGAAGAGAGTTTTTGACACTCTTATCAAGATTAATGGAGTGGGTCCTAAGGCAGCCTTAGCGATTCTCTCCACCTACACTCCCCCCACCTTTGCTCAAATCATCCAAGCTCAAGACGTGAAAGCCCTCCAGCGCGTTCCAGGGATTGGGCCCAAGAGTGCGGGAAGAATCATGGTCGAGCTTGCAGGTTTCTCCCTCTCGCTCCAAGAGGGTTCCAAAGCCTCCACGCCTCCTGTTTTTGAAGAATCAAGGCTCGCGCTTGAATCACTTGGCTTTAAGAGCGAGCTCATCGCCAAAGCCCTCCAAAACATCCAAGCCACCACAACTCAAGAGATCATCAAAGAGGCCCTCAAAAAGCTCCAGACCCTCCGCTAA
- the rpmE gene encoding 50S ribosomal protein L31 — protein MKKGIHPNYVPCKVTCVTSGKEFEVLSTKPELRIDISSFCHPFYTGSDKVVDTAGRVEKFKQKYNMK, from the coding sequence ATGAAAAAAGGTATCCACCCCAATTATGTCCCCTGCAAAGTGACTTGCGTCACCAGCGGCAAAGAGTTTGAAGTGCTCAGCACCAAGCCTGAGCTAAGAATTGACATCTCCTCTTTCTGCCACCCCTTCTATACTGGCTCTGATAAAGTGGTCGATACCGCTGGACGCGTTGAGAAGTTCAAACAAAAATACAATATGAAATAA
- the cysS gene encoding cysteine--tRNA ligase — protein MMIKIFDSVKREKVEFIPLKKGEVSLYVCGPTVYDDSHLGHARSAIAFDLLRRLMEFEGYRVRFVKNFTDIDDKIIKKSLESGEEIGAITERYITSYLEDMQKLGIKRPDIEPRATESLDLMWEMIQSLLQKGIAYQTPRGDIYLDVKQDPSYGKLSGRGEDLEQVSRIESSEEKRDPRDFALWKSYKGQSDVGYESPFGRGRPGWHIECSAMIEKHLAKEGDYAIDIHAGGSDLLFPHHENEACQTRCATGRELAKYWMHNGFVTINGEKMSKSLGNSFFVKDALRVYDGEVLRFYLLSTHYRMGLNFSEEDLLASKKRLDRLYRLKKRVGEGEVGAPSEKFLERLLEGLRDDMNISRALSAMDEMLTLSNEELDSSPKERALQATIRGNLEVLERLLGIGAKSPILYFQMGVSPEEKEKIEELIKERAEAKKAKDFARADEIRKSLSDQGIALLDTPSGTLWERA, from the coding sequence ATGATGATAAAGATTTTTGATAGCGTCAAAAGAGAAAAGGTGGAGTTTATTCCTCTTAAAAAGGGAGAGGTGAGCCTCTATGTGTGTGGGCCAACCGTTTACGATGATTCCCATTTGGGTCATGCCAGAAGCGCCATTGCCTTTGATCTTTTGCGTCGATTGATGGAGTTTGAGGGTTATAGGGTGAGGTTTGTCAAAAACTTCACCGATATTGATGATAAGATCATTAAAAAAAGCTTGGAGAGTGGTGAAGAGATAGGAGCCATCACGGAGCGCTACATCACCTCCTATTTAGAAGATATGCAAAAACTCGGAATCAAGCGTCCTGATATTGAGCCTCGTGCCACAGAGAGCCTTGATCTTATGTGGGAGATGATCCAATCTCTGCTTCAAAAAGGAATCGCCTATCAAACCCCTAGAGGGGATATCTATCTAGATGTAAAACAAGACCCTTCTTATGGGAAGCTGAGCGGTCGAGGTGAGGATTTAGAACAGGTGAGCCGCATAGAGAGCAGCGAAGAGAAGCGTGATCCTAGGGATTTTGCACTTTGGAAAAGCTATAAAGGCCAAAGTGATGTAGGGTATGAATCGCCTTTTGGACGGGGACGACCCGGATGGCATATTGAGTGCAGCGCTATGATCGAAAAGCACTTAGCCAAAGAGGGTGATTATGCCATTGACATCCATGCGGGGGGCTCAGATCTTCTCTTCCCTCACCATGAAAATGAGGCGTGCCAGACGCGTTGTGCGACAGGCAGAGAGCTGGCTAAATATTGGATGCATAATGGGTTTGTCACCATCAATGGCGAAAAGATGAGCAAATCTTTAGGGAATAGCTTTTTTGTCAAAGACGCCCTTAGGGTTTATGATGGTGAAGTGTTGCGATTCTACCTCCTGAGCACCCACTATCGTATGGGGCTTAACTTTTCTGAAGAGGATCTGCTGGCTTCCAAAAAGCGACTTGATCGCCTCTATCGCCTCAAAAAGAGGGTTGGCGAAGGGGAGGTGGGTGCTCCTAGCGAGAAATTTTTAGAGAGGCTTTTGGAGGGGCTTAGGGATGATATGAATATCTCTAGAGCGCTGAGTGCCATGGATGAGATGCTCACTCTCTCTAATGAGGAGCTTGATTCCTCCCCCAAAGAGAGAGCGCTTCAAGCGACTATTCGAGGGAATCTAGAGGTTCTGGAGAGGCTCCTTGGGATTGGGGCAAAGTCACCCATACTCTATTTTCAAATGGGAGTTTCACCCGAAGAGAAAGAGAAGATCGAAGAGTTAATCAAGGAACGCGCTGAGGCGAAAAAGGCGAAGGATTTTGCGAGAGCCGATGAGATCAGGAAGAGCCTGAGTGACCAGGGCATCGCACTTTTGGACACTCCAAGCGGCACTCTTTGGGAGAGGGCGTAA